Proteins encoded by one window of Crassostrea angulata isolate pt1a10 chromosome 9, ASM2561291v2, whole genome shotgun sequence:
- the LOC128162693 gene encoding sphingosine-1-phosphate phosphatase 2-like yields MQSPAAGGCFGPPQVSKRNSLSRYIKKMNVLKKLNDPNLTAKFQQYCGVSSKNVENCDECQKHAPGRDNQGELKTGDRCADCRVTAPRSNTRHALLFYLFSYASSLGNEVFYLLFYPYCVWNMDSVLIRRTALVWSLCMYVGQAGKDLLWWPRPASPPVIRLETEFLQESSMPSTHAASATAIPFMLAYYLYDRYQISPYLLLPAAVVWCSLVCLSRLYLGVHTILDLLCGILISILVMALTSPFWEDFDWYQQTHPFAPFVVLTTAIAMCTVLYPKSKDGSCSHGDAVQIVAVLTGVSIGSWLNFHFQFTSTSDHTEPYDVIIPSVRDLAMQILRFFVGVVIIGLLKVTLKEITVRLFSKLYGLKVPNQEHPSVKLAYKFAVYGVIGFSVVFLVPFIHCMFGLERESYFKEVV; encoded by the exons ATGCAATCACCGGCGGCGGGTGGTTGTTTTGGGCCTCCCCAGGTAAGCAAACGCAACTCTCTATccagatatataaaaaaaatgaacgtcTTAAAAAAGTTAAACGACCCAAATTTAACCGCCAAGTTTCAGCAATATTGTGGAGTTTCCAGCAAAAATGTGGAAAATTGTGACGAGTGTCAAAAACACGCCCCAGGACGTGATAACCAGGGTGAACTCAAGACAGGAGACAGGTGCGCGGACTGCCGGGTGACGGCTCCGAGGAGCAACACGAGACACGCCCTCCTGTTCTACTTGTTCTCCTACGCCTCGTCCCTCGGGAACGAGGTGTTCTACCTGCTGTTTTACCCCTACTGTGTGTGGAACATGGACAGCGTGCTGATCCGGCGGACCGCCTTGGTGTGGAGCCTGTGTATGTACGTGGGTCAGGCCGGCAAGGATCTACTGTGGTGGCCCCGCCCGGCCTCGCCCCCCGTGATCCGCCTAGAGACCGAGTTCCTCCAGGAATCCTCCATGCCCTCCACCCACGCCGCCTCCGCCACGGCTATTCCCTTCATGCTGGCCTATTACCTGTATGACAGATACCAG ATATCGCCGTACCTGCTACTTCCGGCCGCTGTCGTCTGGTGTTCCCTCGTCTGTCTCAGTCGGCTGTACCTGGGGGTACACACCATACTG GACCTGCTGTGCGGTATACTGATTTCCATCCTCGTTATGGCGTTAACGTCTCCGTTCTGGGAGGACTTTGACTGGTACCAACAGACCCACCCTTTCGCCCCCTTCGTGGTCCTCACGACCGCCATAGCAATGTGCACAGTGCTCTATCCTAAAAGTAAAGACGGCAGTTGTTCCCATGGCGACGCAGTTCAGATTGTGGCGGTTCTAACCGGAGTAAGCATCGGCTCATGGCTCAACTTTCACTTTCAGTTTACCAGCACCAGTGATCATACTGAAccttatgacgtcataatcccGTCAGTGCGCGATTTGGCTATGCAGATTCTGAGATTTTTCGTCGGTGTCGTCATAATTGGGTTGCTGAAGGTGACACTTAAGGAAATTACAGTGCGATTATTTTCTAAACTGTACGGATTGAAAGTTCCTAATCAAGAACACCCTTCCGTCAAACTGGCATACAAGTTTGCTGTTTATGGCGTCATAGGGTTTTCGGTTGTTTTTCTCGTGCCATTTATTCACTGTATGTTTGGACTTGAGCGGGAGTCGTACTTTAAAGAAGTTGTCTGA